From a region of the Salarias fasciatus chromosome 6, fSalaFa1.1, whole genome shotgun sequence genome:
- the arhgef38 gene encoding rho guanine nucleotide exchange factor 38: MDSKEAAGAEKEKEKEKERVIKRRNRPVFLRYLERRRTDTIVPDDMAKGDINLGTLVRRSQSDKTEYSAKLKEKMTSHDLSTPLSPALEPEEVRTRKMKRRAKVIQELVQTEKDYLTDLELCIREVVQPLRNLQVMDVDRLFTNMETVCEVSAALLHRLHEAVAEPDPEAVIIGEVFIQAKAALEDVYKIYCYHHDDANMSLKSYEKEEEIKQHFTACVFELKKIYDQEGKPNLIDMGSLIIKPVQRIMKYPLLLGELWQATPEDHPDHQPLQEAFTLAKIINVNINEFRRRKDIVMKYKRLEDEGTLRGKLNKFNIHSIRKKGDRFAGYLKILTGVEPQVRDEIFDREEKLFRCLEKAVRQLVKNVYCCLQHTQEMVSVAAQNAQDMKNISKDSNKIDTNSSSLHCNGNDPYKHFKDSMERLVLTPLAALQGTFTAPQKLIQKRYDKLLDYCSRLERSSSFSSSSSTTSSSPSLVLEEPPGPARRDYEALNALLVEELQKFNTAAYAILTNSVTYLVVLLRGLMSNMLVGAPSIRQLPAPLSNIAEVQNSIMDELNNLTFVKDNAQKLMERKVSFERQRDKKIAVPEVQHQTEEQRSRLLAEYPQSRLYQLKRKCNGCQEQDLSLLEGELVALLEDTDPFGSSSRWLVHTGGSQGYVYSTFLKQYNPLRDSQRSGQKAKEQQQQPQQQPPPPPVMVDEDFDDFSLFVTSGSGSSSLRSFNLNTTDSSSTLSGLQGELESAEDLEVTLDSEAQQFYAVYAFQARCDQELTLQEYQHVRILKFSDLGGNKEWWLAEANGQKGYVPANYLGRMSYA, translated from the exons AGAAAATGACGTCGCACGACCTGTCCAcgcctctctctcctgctctggaACCAGAGGAAGTCCGAACGAGAAAGATGAAGCGCAGGGCCAAGGTCATCCAGGAGCTTGTGCAGACTGAAAAGGACTACCTCACTGACCTTGAGCTGTGCATCAGAGAGGTGGTCCAGCCTCTGCGGAATCTGCAG GTTATGGATGTCGATCGACTGTTCACCAACATGGAGACAGTGTGTGAggtttctgcagctcttcttcacCGGCTGCACGAGGCCGTGGCAGAGCCCGATCCAGAGGCAGTCATCATAG GTGAAGTATTTATCCAGGCGAAGGCAGCTTTAGAAGATGTGTACAAGATTTACTGTTATCACCATGACGACGCCAACATGTCGCTCAAGTCCTacgagaaagaggaagaaatcaAACAACATTTTACCGCATGTGTATTTGAACTGAA GAAAATCTACGACCAAGA agggAAACCTAATTTGATAGACATGGGTTCACTGATCATCAAACCCGTCCAGAGGATCATGAAGTATCCACTGCTGCTCGGGGAGCTGTGGCAGGCCACACCTGAAGACCACCCTGACCACCAGCCGCTACAGGAGGCCTTCACCCTGGCCAAGATCATAAACGTCAACATCAATGAGTTTAGAAGACGTAAAGATAtag TAATGAAGTACAAGCGGTTGGAAGATGAAGGCACACTGAGAGGAAAACTGAACAAGTTCAACATTCACTCTATTCGGAAGAAAGGAGACAGGTTTGCTGGTTATCTCAAGATCCTCACTGGGGTGGAACCACAG GTGAGGGATGAAATATTCGATCGTGAGGAGAAGCTGTTCCGCTGTCTGGAAAAAGCTGTGAGACAGCTGGTCAAAAACGTTTACTGTTGCCTGCAGCATACTcag GAAATGGTGTCTGTGGCTGCTCAGAATGCGCAGGACATGAAAAATATCAGCAAAGACTCAAACAAAATTGACACAAATTCAAGCTCATTGCACTGTAATGGCAATGATCCCTACAAGCACTTT AAAGACAGTATGGAGCGCCTGGTCCTCACCCCGCTCGCCGCCCTGCAGGGAACCTTCACAGCCCCTCAGAAGCTCATCCAGAAACGTTACGACAAACTGCTGGATTACTGCAGCCGCCTGGAGcgctcctcctctttctcatcctcctcttccaccactTCGTCCTCTCCCTCGCTGGTTTTAGAGGAGCCGCCTGGTCCCGCCAGGAGGGACTACGAGGCCCTGAACGCTttgctggtggaggagctgcagaagttCAACACGGCCGCCTACGCCATCTTGACCAACAGCGTGACGTATTTAGTGGTTCTGCTGCGAGGACTGATGAGCAACATGCTGGTTGGTGCTCCGTCCATCCGTCAGCTGCCG GCTCCGCTATCAAACATAGCTGAAGTGCAAAACAGCATCATGGACGAGCTGAACAACCTGACTTTTGTCAAGGACAATGCACAGAAGTTAATGGAGCGGAAAGTCAGCTTCGAGAGACAACGGGACAAGAAAATAGCA GTGCCGGAGGTGCAGCACCAAACCGAGGAACAGCGTTCGAGGCTGCTGGCGGAATACCCGCAGAGCCGCCTGTACCAGCTGAAGAGGAAGTGCAACGGCTGCCAGGAGCAGGACCTCAGCCTGCTGGAGGGCGAGCTGGtggccctgctggaggacacCGACCCGTTCGGCAGCAGCAGTCGCTGGCTGGTTCACACCGGAG GTAGTCAAGGCTATGTCTACTCCACGTTCCTGAAGCAGTACAACCCTCTGAGGGACTCACAGCGATCGGGCCAGAAGgccaaagagcagcagcagcagccacagcagcagccgccaccACCGCCTGTCATGGTGGACGAGGACTTTGACGACTTCAGTCTGTTTGTGACTTCAGgaagtggcagcagcagcctgcgaAGCTTCAACCTGAATACcactgacagcagctccacactctCTGGTCTACAGGGGGAGCTGGAGAGTGCCGAGGACCTGGAGGTCACACTGGACTCAGAGGCACagcag ttTTATGCCGTGTATGCATTTCAAGCCCGCTGTGACCAGGAGCTGACCCTGCAGGAGTACCAGCATGTCCGCATCCTGAAGTTCAGCGACCTGGGAGGCAATAAGGAGTGGTGGTTGGCTGAGGCCAACGGACAAAAGGGATACGTCCCGGCCAACTATCTTGGCAGGATGTCCTATGCATAA
- the ints12 gene encoding integrator complex subunit 12 translates to MAGPVTLELDPIFLKGLSYLHSKSKDSAEKLKALLDESLARGSDSSYRSLTKDIEVSKGSVSKLSLSKQDSKSSSSSSSSNSSSGSSKSSSEKSKKEGEKRPSEKVRVDLGDVDPPKKPRLEKQENRASPITVQTSKDLLPNINDDETNADDFAMEMGLACVVCRQMTVTMGNQLVECQECHNLYHQDCHKPQVTDKEVNDPRLVWYCARCTRQMKRMAQKPPQKPSPASASSAPVVKDTLVKKAELKSKPDTASTFQAFKRTEVKTPATSVNPTSSSSSSSGSGLTGWAAFAAKTSPSLPASSKLGSSGASGSSKTLTPSSQKPVGLSGLAGAKSGIGSAKLAGGSNGNGSGQVSLKPPPPLTLGKQPLSRSASGESQGKGSASSGAGSPGSSQPSGGGNGGGNGAGNGNNGNGSKASLGDKPTSQESQLHAMKRLQMVKKKAAQKKLKK, encoded by the exons ATGGCTGGACCTGTCACTTTGGAGTTGGACCCCATCTTTTTAAAGGGTCTGAGTTATTTGCACTCCAAGAGTAAAGACTCAGCAGAGAAACTCAAAGCTCTGCTCGATGAGTCCCTTGCAAGAGGAAGCGACTCGTCTTACCGTTCATTGACAAAA GATATCGAGGTGTCAAAAGGATCTGTGTCTAAACTGAGCTTAAGCAAACAAGACTCCaagtcctcctccagctcttcatcttcaaacagcagcagtggaagcAGTAAATCCAGCTCAGAGAAGAGCaagaaagaaggagagaaaagaccCTCTGAAAAG GTCAGAGTGGACTTGGGTGATGTGGATCCCCCAAAAAAGCCTCGACTGGAGAAGCAGGAGAATCGCGCGTCTCCGATTACAGTTCAGACCAGCAAGGATCTCCTGCCAAACATCAATGATGACGAGACAAATGCTGATGACTTTGCCATGGAAATGGGTCTGGCATGTGTGGTTTGCAG ACAAATGACAGTGACCATGGGAAACCAGCTGGTGGAGTGCCAGGAGTGCCATAACCTGTATCACCAGGACTGTCACAAGCCACAGGTGACGGACAAAGAGGTGAACGACCCTCGGCTGGTGTGGTATTGCGCACGTTGCACCAGGCAGATGAAACGAATG GCCCAGAAACCTCCGCAGAAACCATCGCCTGCATCTGCGTCCTCGGCGCCTGTCGTGAAAGACACGCTGGTGAAAAAGGCGGAGCTTAAATCCAAACCTGACACAGCCAGCACCTTCCAGGCCTTCAAGAGGACGGAGGTGAAG ACTCCAGCCACATCAGTCAaccccaccagcagcagctcctcctcatcgGGCAGTGGCCTCACAGGCTGGGCAGCCTTCGCAGCCAAAACCAGCCCGTCTCTACCTGCCAGCTCCAAACTGGGCTCCTCGGGCGCCAGCGGGAGCAGTAAGACCTTGACCCCGTCTAGTCAGAAACCCGTCGGCTTGTCCGGGCTCGCCGGAGCCAAGTCGGGAATCGGGAGCGCAAAGCTCGCGGGCGGCAGCAACGGGAACGGCTCCGGCCAGGTCAGCCTGAAACCCCCGCCGCCCCTCACTCTGGGCAAGCAGCCGCTGAGCCGCTCCGCCAGCGGGGAGAGCCAGGGGAAGGGCTCCGCCTCGTCGGGGGCCGGATCCCCCGGCAGCTCGCAGCCCAGCGGCGGAGGGAACGGAGGCGGCAACGGGGCAGGCAACGGGAACAATGGCAATGGGTCAAAGGCTTCCCTGGGGGACAAGCCGACGTCTCAAGAGTCCCAGCTTCACGCCATGAAACGGTTACAGATGGTGAAAAAGAAAGCCGCtcagaagaagctgaagaaatGA